GCGTTTACTTCCTTCTGGAGTTTGCTGATGACATTATCCAGTTCGCGGAGGCTTGAGGCCACCTGGCTCATGTTGGTGGCACCGCCCTGGGCAATGACGGCATAGGTGACCATGAGTTTGCCCACCAGCTCGATGACCCGATCCAGGCGGTCCGTACCAACGCGGATGGATGAGATGGCCTGTGCCGAAGGTTTGGCTGCGGCCTTTTCCGGCTCGGCAGACTTCTCTTCTTCTAGCGCTGCCTTTGTCTCGGTCGGCGTGTCGTCTTCGGCTGTTGACGGTTCTTCAAAGGCCTTGGCAGCCTCTTCTTCGGACTCTTCAACCACTGCAGCGGCTTTTGGCCTGTTCGTGCCAATTCTAGCCAGGGCTTCCGCGCTTCCACCGAGCAGGCCGCCCAGGGCAAAGAAGAATTTTTTCTGGGCCTCACAGATGCCGAGCATGGCGGAAATGATGTCGTTGTTGACCGGCGTGATGCCGTCCTTGAACATGTCCAGAAGGGCGATGACACCTGCGGATGAGAGCTGCATACAGGACAATCCGAGTGCATCTACGACCGTTTCGGCCCCCTGGCCGGTGGCGTCTACTTCGAGGATCTGTTTTTCAATGTCCTCAATGCACTGAATGATACTGTCTTGCATGCGCTTTCCTTATTGTCTCGAAAAATAGGTTTCTTGGTCTGCATAGACGGAGATGGTCTTGTCGAATCCCCAGGCGTAAAGCGTCTGTTTGACGTCTGCCGACAGTGTGCAGGCCGCGATCTTGAACGTGGAGCCCATGCTTGCGATGGCACCCCAGGCACCGGACCCCAACGTGAGCACCTGTGCCAAATCCAGGAGAATGGAGTCGCCCGGTTCGACGCCCAGAATGGCGGAAATAATCGGTTTGAAATGGCCTTCCTGATGAACGCGGGGATCCTTGACTCGTATGACGGTCACTCCGTCCCGAATCTCCACGTCCACGCCCGCTCCCATTGCTACGGCCTCTACCTGACCGCCGCTGGAGGCCTCGGTGATGAGACTCAGTACTTCTTCCTGTTCCTCTGTGTCGAGATTGCCTTCACGCAGTTGTTCAAGAACCTGGAAAATCATGTTCACGCCACGGGAGAGCAGGGTGATGTTCATGTCGGTGGATTCCACCTCCCCTC
This sequence is a window from Pseudodesulfovibrio sp. S3. Protein-coding genes within it:
- a CDS encoding Hpt domain-containing protein; amino-acid sequence: MSEDPMVEEFFSEVNDKYYPQVMEGLEMLEGDDRSEGIEILARPLHTIKGVTGFMTGFEEASHFTHKIEDFLKKVQGGEVESTDMNITLLSRGVNMIFQVLEQLREGNLDTEEQEEVLSLITEASSGGQVEAVAMGAGVDVEIRDGVTVIRVKDPRVHQEGHFKPIISAILGVEPGDSILLDLAQVLTLGSGAWGAIASMGSTFKIAACTLSADVKQTLYAWGFDKTISVYADQETYFSRQ